The genomic region ACTCCCAGCGCGAGGGCGCGGGCGCGAGCGCGGCGCCCTCGGTCGGGTGCGGCGCTGGGCCCCCCTGCGATGCCGACTTCCGAACCACGTCACGTACTGCACTGCCGGCACTGCTCATGGGCTCGACCGTAGGGCGCGGCACCGACAACCCCGTGACGACGCGCGGCATAGGCTGGTCACGATGGACGAGGTCGTGAGCACCACCGCCGAGCCGGGGCTGGACGCGCTGCCGCCCGCGGCGCGCACGCGCGTGGTGACCCGCGCGGCCGAGGTGCTGCCCGAGGTCCCGCAGCTGCCGCCCAGCCTGCGCCGGGTCGCGGCCTTCGCCCCCGCCCGCCGCGCCAAGCTCGGCGCGGGCGCGATCGGCGCCGCGCTCGCCGACGACGACCTGCGCGAGCGGGTCGCGGTCCAGCTGAAGGCGCGCGCGCCGGCCGCCGCGGATCCCGCCGACGAGGTGGCGCTGGCCTGGCTGCTGCGCCCCGAGGGCTGGGTGGCGGTCGTCGCCGGCGGCGTACGCCGCCTGGCCGCGCAGTCCGGCACCGAGCAGCGCGACGCCGAGGTGGCGCGGCTGCGGGCGCGGCTGGAGCAGGCCGAGCAGGCCCAGCGCGAGCTGCGCGCCAGCCACCGCGTGCAGGTCGACGACTACAAGGCCGAGATCAGCTCGCTGCGCCGCCGCCTCGGGGAGAGCCGGGCGGCCGAGCGGGCGGCGCGCACGGGCGAGGAGCAGGAGCTGCGCGACGCGGTGGCCGCCCGCGATGAGGCGCAGGCCCGGACGGCTGCCCACCTCAAGGAGGTGCGGCGCCTGCGTGCGCAGGTGGCGGCGCTCGAGGAGGAGCTGGCCGCGGGCCGTCGTACGACGCGCGCGGCGAAGGACGAGGCGACGGTGCGGGCCCGGGTGCTGTTGGAGACGCTGCTCGACGCGGCCGGAGGCCTGCAGCGCGAGCTCGCGCTGCCCCCGGTGTCGGGCAACCCCGGCGACCGGGTGGAGGCCGAGGTGGCGCAGACGGGGGAGTCGGCGCGGGCCGGCGGTCCGGTCCGGCCCTCGGTGACGCCGGTGCTGCTCGAGCAGTACCTCGCCATGCCGCGGGCGCGCCTGGTCGTCGACGGCTACAACGTGAGCAAGACCGCCTGGCCGCAGTCGTCGCTGGAGGCCCAGCGGATCCGGCTGCTCAAGGCGCTGGCGCCCGTCGTGGCGCGCACCGGCGCCGAGACCACTGTCGTCTTCGACGCGGCCGCCTCGAGCCACCGCCCGGTGGTCGGTGCGCCGCGCGGGGTGAAGGTCCTGTTCAGCCCGGAGGGCGTGATCGCCGACGACGTGATCCGCGACCTCGTCACGGCCGAGCCGGTGGGCCGGGTGGTGCTGGTGGTCACCAGCGACGGGGCGCTCGGTGCCGACGTGGCTCGTGCCGGGGCCCGCGTGGTGCCCTCCGACGTGCTGCGCGCGCTGCTCGACCGCACCGCCTGAACCGGCCGGTCCCGGCTCGGTGTGGCTGGACGGGGGGCGACGCGACACGCCGCCCCGGGCGTCAGCGCGGTCGACTGTCGGTGGTCGCTGTCAGCGTGCGGACCATGACGACGAGGATCGACTGCGACACCTGCGTGGTGCGCGCCCTGGCCTGCCACGACTGCGTGGTGACGGTGCTCCTGGGGCCGCCGCCCGAGCTCACCTTCGACGACGACGAGCGCCGTGCGCTCGACGTCCTGGCCGAGGGCGGCCTGGTGCCGCCGCTGCGACTGGTGAGCGC from Nocardioides sp. dk884 harbors:
- a CDS encoding NYN domain-containing protein; this translates as MDEVVSTTAEPGLDALPPAARTRVVTRAAEVLPEVPQLPPSLRRVAAFAPARRAKLGAGAIGAALADDDLRERVAVQLKARAPAAADPADEVALAWLLRPEGWVAVVAGGVRRLAAQSGTEQRDAEVARLRARLEQAEQAQRELRASHRVQVDDYKAEISSLRRRLGESRAAERAARTGEEQELRDAVAARDEAQARTAAHLKEVRRLRAQVAALEEELAAGRRTTRAAKDEATVRARVLLETLLDAAGGLQRELALPPVSGNPGDRVEAEVAQTGESARAGGPVRPSVTPVLLEQYLAMPRARLVVDGYNVSKTAWPQSSLEAQRIRLLKALAPVVARTGAETTVVFDAAASSHRPVVGAPRGVKVLFSPEGVIADDVIRDLVTAEPVGRVVLVVTSDGALGADVARAGARVVPSDVLRALLDRTA